One genomic segment of [Limnothrix rosea] IAM M-220 includes these proteins:
- a CDS encoding GNAT family N-acetyltransferase, whose translation MNVPLETERLLIRRFETADLPHFLSFMLNENSTRYLMFEPDQKTEAGAIALFNFVYEAYGTAEPIHSYGIATKENNQYVGSCGYAPYTEGILECYYSINEAHQNQGIATEALRGLVAELAKKAEVRAYCHPENYSAHAVAKKAGFLSQGLHRHQHFKQEGELFIFPRQPQ comes from the coding sequence GTGAATGTCCCCCTAGAAACAGAACGACTGCTCATCCGAAGATTTGAAACAGCAGACTTACCGCATTTTTTGAGCTTTATGTTGAATGAGAACTCGACGCGATATTTGATGTTTGAGCCAGACCAAAAAACAGAAGCCGGGGCGATCGCCCTATTTAATTTTGTCTACGAAGCCTATGGCACAGCCGAGCCGATTCACTCCTATGGGATCGCCACCAAAGAAAACAATCAATACGTCGGCTCTTGTGGCTACGCACCTTACACAGAGGGCATTTTAGAATGCTATTACAGTATTAATGAAGCCCATCAAAATCAAGGTATTGCGACGGAAGCCCTACGAGGATTAGTCGCCGAACTCGCAAAAAAAGCGGAAGTAAGAGCCTATTGTCATCCAGAAAATTACTCAGCCCACGCCGTTGCGAAAAAAGCAGGATTTTTATCCCAAGGGCTGCATCGGCATCAGCATTTTAAACAAGAAGGAGAGTTATTTATTTTTCCTCGCCAACCTCAATAA
- a CDS encoding DUF1995 family protein — protein MSNLPKSFEETLEQAKTATLTSLEAGCGRVLVELCFPEIALKAQSLAWNFSQLFVEEYGSGLRVLFPDTGAAALAKRDWGDIEFNVTDIGSSRSPVEYKINDADQIFIVVCPSSVEVAQVEKLCNLAGDRPVIMLIPQLEDVSIVGIGYAARQLRERFISTLESAYYIRPYEGAMVWRSFPSGWEVYLEKEEEGEYELIATEATKPLGEYLDRLLLAAVAPEDGAEGETNTKIKKRGILGELQSFLKALSN, from the coding sequence ATGTCGAATCTCCCAAAGTCCTTTGAAGAAACCCTAGAACAGGCAAAAACTGCCACGCTCACTAGTTTGGAAGCTGGATGTGGTCGCGTGCTGGTGGAGCTTTGTTTTCCAGAAATTGCCCTAAAAGCACAAAGCTTAGCGTGGAATTTTTCCCAGCTTTTCGTTGAGGAATATGGTTCTGGCCTGCGGGTGTTGTTTCCGGATACGGGAGCAGCAGCTTTGGCAAAACGGGATTGGGGTGACATTGAATTTAACGTCACGGACATTGGCTCTTCCCGTAGCCCTGTGGAATACAAGATTAACGACGCGGATCAAATTTTTATTGTGGTTTGTCCGTCGTCGGTGGAAGTTGCTCAGGTGGAAAAACTCTGTAATCTCGCTGGCGATCGCCCAGTAATTATGTTGATTCCCCAATTGGAAGATGTGTCCATTGTGGGCATTGGCTATGCGGCGCGGCAACTGCGGGAGCGTTTTATTAGTACCCTAGAAAGCGCCTATTACATTCGTCCCTACGAAGGCGCTATGGTGTGGCGTTCTTTCCCCTCAGGTTGGGAGGTGTACCTAGAAAAAGAAGAAGAAGGAGAATATGAACTGATCGCCACAGAAGCGACTAAACCCCTCGGTGAATATTTAGACCGTTTACTATTAGCCGCCGTTGCACCGGAAGATGGTGCAGAAGGTGAAACAAATACCAAAATTAAAAAGCGTGGCATTCTTGGTGAACTGCAAAGTTTCCTCAAAGCCCTCAGTAACTAA